The proteins below come from a single Thunnus thynnus chromosome 10, fThuThy2.1, whole genome shotgun sequence genomic window:
- the cep162 gene encoding centrosomal protein of 162 kDa isoform X2, producing MSHRLTKEELDEQFELFLKESVSDDSVDLGASNKQPDVKSSQKSARKATVSWWQDDEHSDGGAGRATTKSRFIKAKKSQPENQEGLLGSGKTFRKSLRKSQPIREEDEDSGDTGLKEEEGLEAAVLSRDSTDTEALAPAVNMTGMGLDTLEEEEEKARFFAQLEAGASSSIDYSQLNRELDSTSSTMATNLRKDEEAVEQSEDDLRKGRLTETVRDSPDSPHYSEDFEDEEDGKEKSKMSPILAKVSLYDSLDDTGGEDMRKDIAGSLDRGQSYVQSGGSEMEALHDAYRQIHVVEDSDDHNDNYSSLEGRGRFNRPVSPSSPPQHARQSLQPASTNESELPTAEELMRPIRPEKDHIRGFSLQPVRAVELDQEKTFHSLERTFPDVTSPESHERRTGKADSAGSKGARGLTNHPSSSPDLLSRDLTWSIREEVERLMQDQFSPHTSFQAGKAKKQPAARGSTISHASASSWRKPSVAAGRGRRAEGRTAVTSRSTGLSRAAAATAKSQSSVSHSLQHAREKNKSTMSQDKDDCNYTEPGVKVSSELVASVQSLVTVLQQQIDTSSRQDATDSQEVRGPQGSRLTQHLPKKSKEEDSSVVEELRVQLAQKERELQMMKQEAEELNSLRQQNYLLQSKLRSAEEAVQKRRLTEASDSATEKKIQQIDKEIKEQETLIKGYQQENEKLYLQMKAQQAKSKANEEAMFNENQRLLNELAFTRKQLNKTSRPVGNVCSMDHTQRITDLLAQINTFQRNEAKLSEDIHRLKQEKQALEVDVQLMKKERDLAKVQAVSTSGDKTFEMRVLEDKHREEVSALKKKLQWFAENQELLDRDAGRLKAATAEIHQLQEQVEKLKMEVGRRSSEQQRKAREKSVDAKRMQDLERQVKELEQILRRRNPNSLPALIYAAATAGGQEDEDAARTSPPNRINTLLERRIQRLEAELESHDEEAKRSLRAMEQQFHRIKLRYEQQISELEQQVEQKGQLTAAAAASECGTESGVSQVRGLEEELQHVKEAQQQKEKSLQDQIESLQQQLKHKAQPSPGRHQRQAEAAFGVRIDRLNQELATKTQTIQELNRTVQRLQRERRNMLSVPNTRHEARPTETKQQPAPTKSLCPATAEEQTFPAAHYEKTYQPTVFTGSHISEVLQENEALRERLEQLELHSEQEKESLKSDVVQAEEELCRLKQQLSEELSSLKAEHLGVLERLQATHALEHSSSKVAQLTNELNTQEILVKHLQEQLKELQGVRDALTVSRTREDALQKQLSRLLKELREAKEAQSPEVRLVCSLERKILNMELRHQHREKELQQVIGGSWQALEADQQQSEVERWKRLAQDKSRELEAFRLELDSILDILRHLQRQGVVLPLLKPPITASLTQKT from the exons ATGTCTCACAGACTGACCAAGGAAGAGCTGGATGAACAGTTTGAGCTGTTCTTGAAGGAG TCTGTTTCAGATGACTCTGTGGATTTGGGCGCCTCTAACAAGCAGCCAGATGTTAAAAGTAGTCAGAAATCAGCCCGGAAAGCAACAGTGTCATGGTGGCAAGATGACGAACACAGCGATGGAGGAGCAGGGAGAG CAACGACCAAAAGCAGATTTATCAAAGCCAAAAAGTCTCAGCCTGAGAATCAAGAGG GACTGCTGGGATCTGGGAAGACCTTCAGGAAATCTTTGAGGAAATCTCAGCCAATTcgagaggaggatgaggattcAGGAGACACTGGtttgaaagaagaagaagggctGGAAGCAGCTGTTCTCAGCAGAGACAGTACAGACACAGAGG CATTGGCACCAGCTGTGAACATGACCGGTATGGGGTTGGACActctggaggaagaagaggagaaagccAGGTTCTTTGCCCAACTAGAGGCAGGTGCTTCATCATCTATAGATTACTCCCAGCTGAACAGAGAGCTAGACTCCACTAGTTCTACCATGGCTACTAACCTCAG GAAAGATGAGGAAGCAGTGGAGCAGAGTGAAGATGATCTCAGGAAGGGCAGACTCACAGAGACTGTCAGAGACTCTCCAG ACTCTCCACACTACAGTGAGGATTTtgaagatgaggaggatggAAAAGAG aagTCTAAAATGTCTCCAATTCTTGCtaaag TTTCTCTCTATGATTCCCTGGATGACACTGGTGGAGAAGACATGAGGAAGGACATAGCAGGATCACTGGACAGAG gCCAGTCCTATGTGCAGAGTGGAGGCTCAGAGATGGAGGCTCTTCATGACGCCTACAGGCAGATCCATGTGGTGGAGGATTCAGATGACCATAATGACAATTATTCATCACTAGAAGGGAGGGGAAGGTTTAACAGACCTGTATCTCCATCCTCTCCCCCTCAACATGCCAGACAGTCCCTACAGCCTGCTTCTACCAATGAGTCAG aGCTGCCCACTGCAGAAGAGCTGATGAGGCCCATCAGACCAGAGAAGGACCATATCAGAGGTTTCTCCCTCCAGCCAGTCAG GGCTGTAGAACTTGACCAAGAGAAGACATTCCACTCCTTGGAAAGGACTTTCCCAGACGTGACTTCTCCAGAGTCACATGAGAGGCGAACAGGGAAGGCTGACTCGGCAGGGTCAAAGGGAGCCAGAGGATTGACAAACCACCCATCCAGCTCTCCAGACCTTCTCAGCCGTGACTTGACATGGAGCATCAGGGAGGAAGTGGAGAGACTGATGCAGGATCAGTTTTCTCCTCATACATCCTTTCAGGCTGGCAAAGCTAAGAAACAACCA GCGGCCCGTGGCTCCACCATTTCTCATGCGTCTGCATCTTCATGGAGGAAACCCTCTGTGGCTGCTGGGAGAGGCAGGAGAGCGGAGGGTAGAACGGCGGTGACCTCCAGATCAACCGGActgagcagagctgctgctgctacagccAAGTCCCAGTCTTCTGTTTCCCATTCTCTGCAGCATGCacgagaaaaaaacaaatccacaATGAGCCAAGACAAAGATGACTGCAACTACacag AGCCAGGTGTGAAGGTGAGCAGTGAGCTGGTGGCATCTGTGCAGTCTTTAGTGACTGTCCTTCAACAGCAGATAGACACCAGCAGTCGCCAGGATGCTACAGATTCACAGGAAGTCAGAGGTCCTCAAGGATCCAGACTGACACAACATCTCCCAAAGAAGAGT AAGGAAGAGGACAGCTCTgtggtggaggagctgagagtCCAGCTGGCTCAGAAGGAGAGAGAACTGCAGATGATGAAGCAAGAAGCAGAGGAGCTCAACTCACTCAGACAGCAGAACTACCTGCTGCAGAGCAAG CTGCGGAGTGCAGAAGAAGCCGTTCAGAAGAGGAGATTGACAGAGGCGTCTGACTCTGCTACAGAGAAAAAGATCCAACAGattgataaagaaataaaagagcaGGAGACGCTCATAAAAGGTTATCAGCag GAGAATGAGAAGCTGTACTTGCAGATGAAGGCTCAGCAGGCCAAGAGTAAAGCCAACGAGGAGGCCATGTTTAATGAAAACCAGAGGCTGCTGAATGAACTGGCTTTCACGAG GAAGCAGCTGAATAAAACCTCAAGGCCTGTTGGAAATGTCTGCTCAATGGATCACACTCAGCGCATCACAGACTTGTTAGCTcagataaatacatttcag AGGAACGAGGCGAAGCTGTCTGAGGACATTCACAGACTGAAGCAAGAAAAGCAGGCTCTGGAGGTGGACGTGCAGCtaatgaagaaagagagagacctAGCTAAAGTGCAGGCCGTCTCCACCTCAG GTGATAAAACCTTTGAGATGCGTGTCCTGGAGGACAAGCACAGAGAGGAGGTGTCGGCCCTGAAGAAGAAGCTCCAGTGGTTTGCTGAGAATCAGGAGCTGCTGGACAGAGATGCTGGCAGACTGAAGGCTGCTACAGCTGAGATACACCAACTTCAAGAACAG gtggaaaaactgaaaatggaaGTTGGCAGAAGaagcagtgagcagcagaggaaggcCAGAGAGAAATCTGTGGATGCTAAAAGGATGCAGGACCTGGAGCGACag GTGAAGGAGCTGGAGCAGATACTAAGACGTAGAAACCCAAACTCGCTGCCCGCTCTGATCTACGCTGCAGCCACGGCCGGGGGTCAAGAGGATGAGGATGCTGCGAGGACGTCCCCGCCCAACCGCATCAACACCCTGCTGGAGCGAAGGATTCAGCGTCTGGAGGCGGAGCTGGAGAGCCACGACGAGGAGGCCAAACGCAGCCTGCGGGCCATGGAGCAACAGTTCCACAGGATCAAG CTCCGCTATGAACAGCAGATCTCAGAGCTGGAGCAGCAGGTGGAACAGAAAGGTCAGCTCACCGCAGCAGCAGCGGCCTCAGAATGTGGGACTGAATCAGGGGTGTCACAGGTCAGAGGTCTGGAGGAAGAGCTGCAGCATGTGAAGGAAGCCcagcagcagaaagagaaaTCTCTCCAGGACCAGATAGAGtctctccagcagcagctcaaaCACAAG GCCCAGCCCAGCCCAGGCCGACACCAGCGGCAAGCAGAGGCAGCGTTCGGCGTGCGGATAGACCGGCTCAACCAAGAGCTCGCCACCAAGACACAAACTATTCAGGAGCTGAACCGTACGGTGCagagactgcagagagagaggaggaacatGCTGTCTGTCCCTAACACGCGACACGAAGCCCGTCCTACAGAAACCAAACAACAACCAGCCCCGACCAAGAGCCTCTGCCCCGCTACTGCAGAAGAACAAACCTTTCCAGCTGCTCACTATGAGAAGACCTACCAGCCCACTGTGTTTACAG GGAGTCATATCTCAGAGGTCCTGCAGGAGAACGAGGCTCTGAGGGAGCGCCTGGAGCAGCTGGAGCTGCACAGCGAGCAGGAGAAGGAGTCGTTAAAGTCTGATGTTGTACAAGCTGAGGAGGAGCTGTGCAG GCTGAAGCAGCAGTTGTCAGAGGAGCTGTCCTCTCTGAAGGCAGAACACCTCGGGGTGTTGGAGCGTCTGCAGGCCACACACGCTCTGGAGCACTCGTCCTCAAAGGTGGCTCAACTTACCAATGAGCTCAACACTCAGGAG ATACTGGTGAAGCATCTGCAAGAGCAGCTGAAAGAGCTGCAGGGCGTCAGAGATGCACTGACGGTATCCAGGACTCGAGAGGATGCTCTGCAGAAACAG CTAAGCAGACTGCTGAAGGAGCTGAGGGAAGCAAAAGAAGCTCAGAGCCCAGAGGTGAGACTGGTGTGTAGCCTGGAGAGGAAGATCCTCAACATGGAGCTGAGACAccagcacagagagaaagagctgcAGCAG gtGATTGGCGGCTCATGGCAGGCGCTGGAGGCTGACCAGCAGCAGTCAGAGGTGGAGCGCTGGAAGCGTCTGGCTCAGGACAAGAGCAGAGAGCTGGAAGCTTTCCGCCTGGAGCTGGACTCCATCCTGGACATCCTGAGACATCTCCAAAGACAGGGAGTGGTCCTCCCTCTGCTGAAGCCCCCCATCACAGCCTCCCTCACCCAGAAGACTTAA
- the cep162 gene encoding centrosomal protein of 162 kDa isoform X3 has translation MSHRLTKEELDEQFELFLKESVSDDSVDLGASNKQPDVKSSQKSARKATVSWWQDDEHSDGGAGRGLLGSGKTFRKSLRKSQPIREEDEDSGDTGLKEEEGLEAAVLSRDSTDTEALAPAVNMTGMGLDTLEEEEEKARFFAQLEAGASSSIDYSQLNRELDSTSSTMATNLRKDEEAVEQSEDDLRKGRLTETVRDSPDSPHYSEDFEDEEDGKEKSKMSPILAKVSLYDSLDDTGGEDMRKDIAGSLDRGQSYVQSGGSEMEALHDAYRQIHVVEDSDDHNDNYSSLEGRGRFNRPVSPSSPPQHARQSLQPASTNESELPTAEELMRPIRPEKDHIRGFSLQPVRAVELDQEKTFHSLERTFPDVTSPESHERRTGKADSAGSKGARGLTNHPSSSPDLLSRDLTWSIREEVERLMQDQFSPHTSFQAGKAKKQPAARGSTISHASASSWRKPSVAAGRGRRAEGRTAVTSRSTGLSRAAAATAKSQSSVSHSLQHAREKNKSTMSQDKDDCNYTEPGVKVSSELVASVQSLVTVLQQQIDTSSRQDATDSQEVRGPQGSRLTQHLPKKSKEEDSSVVEELRVQLAQKERELQMMKQEAEELNSLRQQNYLLQSKLRSAEEAVQKRRLTEASDSATEKKIQQIDKEIKEQETLIKGYQQENEKLYLQMKAQQAKSKANEEAMFNENQRLLNELAFTRKQLNKTSRPVGNVCSMDHTQRITDLLAQINTFQRNEAKLSEDIHRLKQEKQALEVDVQLMKKERDLAKVQAVSTSGDKTFEMRVLEDKHREEVSALKKKLQWFAENQELLDRDAGRLKAATAEIHQLQEQVEKLKMEVGRRSSEQQRKAREKSVDAKRMQDLERQVKELEQILRRRNPNSLPALIYAAATAGGQEDEDAARTSPPNRINTLLERRIQRLEAELESHDEEAKRSLRAMEQQFHRIKLRYEQQISELEQQVEQKGQLTAAAAASECGTESGVSQVRGLEEELQHVKEAQQQKEKSLQDQIESLQQQLKHKAQPSPGRHQRQAEAAFGVRIDRLNQELATKTQTIQELNRTVQRLQRERRNMLSVPNTRHEARPTETKQQPAPTKSLCPATAEEQTFPAAHYEKTYQPTVFTGSHISEVLQENEALRERLEQLELHSEQEKESLKSDVVQAEEELCRLKQQLSEELSSLKAEHLGVLERLQATHALEHSSSKVAQLTNELNTQEILVKHLQEQLKELQGVRDALTVSRTREDALQKQLSRLLKELREAKEAQSPEVRLVCSLERKILNMELRHQHREKELQQVIGGSWQALEADQQQSEVERWKRLAQDKSRELEAFRLELDSILDILRHLQRQGVVLPLLKPPITASLTQKT, from the exons ATGTCTCACAGACTGACCAAGGAAGAGCTGGATGAACAGTTTGAGCTGTTCTTGAAGGAG TCTGTTTCAGATGACTCTGTGGATTTGGGCGCCTCTAACAAGCAGCCAGATGTTAAAAGTAGTCAGAAATCAGCCCGGAAAGCAACAGTGTCATGGTGGCAAGATGACGAACACAGCGATGGAGGAGCAGGGAGAG GACTGCTGGGATCTGGGAAGACCTTCAGGAAATCTTTGAGGAAATCTCAGCCAATTcgagaggaggatgaggattcAGGAGACACTGGtttgaaagaagaagaagggctGGAAGCAGCTGTTCTCAGCAGAGACAGTACAGACACAGAGG CATTGGCACCAGCTGTGAACATGACCGGTATGGGGTTGGACActctggaggaagaagaggagaaagccAGGTTCTTTGCCCAACTAGAGGCAGGTGCTTCATCATCTATAGATTACTCCCAGCTGAACAGAGAGCTAGACTCCACTAGTTCTACCATGGCTACTAACCTCAG GAAAGATGAGGAAGCAGTGGAGCAGAGTGAAGATGATCTCAGGAAGGGCAGACTCACAGAGACTGTCAGAGACTCTCCAG ACTCTCCACACTACAGTGAGGATTTtgaagatgaggaggatggAAAAGAG aagTCTAAAATGTCTCCAATTCTTGCtaaag TTTCTCTCTATGATTCCCTGGATGACACTGGTGGAGAAGACATGAGGAAGGACATAGCAGGATCACTGGACAGAG gCCAGTCCTATGTGCAGAGTGGAGGCTCAGAGATGGAGGCTCTTCATGACGCCTACAGGCAGATCCATGTGGTGGAGGATTCAGATGACCATAATGACAATTATTCATCACTAGAAGGGAGGGGAAGGTTTAACAGACCTGTATCTCCATCCTCTCCCCCTCAACATGCCAGACAGTCCCTACAGCCTGCTTCTACCAATGAGTCAG aGCTGCCCACTGCAGAAGAGCTGATGAGGCCCATCAGACCAGAGAAGGACCATATCAGAGGTTTCTCCCTCCAGCCAGTCAG GGCTGTAGAACTTGACCAAGAGAAGACATTCCACTCCTTGGAAAGGACTTTCCCAGACGTGACTTCTCCAGAGTCACATGAGAGGCGAACAGGGAAGGCTGACTCGGCAGGGTCAAAGGGAGCCAGAGGATTGACAAACCACCCATCCAGCTCTCCAGACCTTCTCAGCCGTGACTTGACATGGAGCATCAGGGAGGAAGTGGAGAGACTGATGCAGGATCAGTTTTCTCCTCATACATCCTTTCAGGCTGGCAAAGCTAAGAAACAACCA GCGGCCCGTGGCTCCACCATTTCTCATGCGTCTGCATCTTCATGGAGGAAACCCTCTGTGGCTGCTGGGAGAGGCAGGAGAGCGGAGGGTAGAACGGCGGTGACCTCCAGATCAACCGGActgagcagagctgctgctgctacagccAAGTCCCAGTCTTCTGTTTCCCATTCTCTGCAGCATGCacgagaaaaaaacaaatccacaATGAGCCAAGACAAAGATGACTGCAACTACacag AGCCAGGTGTGAAGGTGAGCAGTGAGCTGGTGGCATCTGTGCAGTCTTTAGTGACTGTCCTTCAACAGCAGATAGACACCAGCAGTCGCCAGGATGCTACAGATTCACAGGAAGTCAGAGGTCCTCAAGGATCCAGACTGACACAACATCTCCCAAAGAAGAGT AAGGAAGAGGACAGCTCTgtggtggaggagctgagagtCCAGCTGGCTCAGAAGGAGAGAGAACTGCAGATGATGAAGCAAGAAGCAGAGGAGCTCAACTCACTCAGACAGCAGAACTACCTGCTGCAGAGCAAG CTGCGGAGTGCAGAAGAAGCCGTTCAGAAGAGGAGATTGACAGAGGCGTCTGACTCTGCTACAGAGAAAAAGATCCAACAGattgataaagaaataaaagagcaGGAGACGCTCATAAAAGGTTATCAGCag GAGAATGAGAAGCTGTACTTGCAGATGAAGGCTCAGCAGGCCAAGAGTAAAGCCAACGAGGAGGCCATGTTTAATGAAAACCAGAGGCTGCTGAATGAACTGGCTTTCACGAG GAAGCAGCTGAATAAAACCTCAAGGCCTGTTGGAAATGTCTGCTCAATGGATCACACTCAGCGCATCACAGACTTGTTAGCTcagataaatacatttcag AGGAACGAGGCGAAGCTGTCTGAGGACATTCACAGACTGAAGCAAGAAAAGCAGGCTCTGGAGGTGGACGTGCAGCtaatgaagaaagagagagacctAGCTAAAGTGCAGGCCGTCTCCACCTCAG GTGATAAAACCTTTGAGATGCGTGTCCTGGAGGACAAGCACAGAGAGGAGGTGTCGGCCCTGAAGAAGAAGCTCCAGTGGTTTGCTGAGAATCAGGAGCTGCTGGACAGAGATGCTGGCAGACTGAAGGCTGCTACAGCTGAGATACACCAACTTCAAGAACAG gtggaaaaactgaaaatggaaGTTGGCAGAAGaagcagtgagcagcagaggaaggcCAGAGAGAAATCTGTGGATGCTAAAAGGATGCAGGACCTGGAGCGACag GTGAAGGAGCTGGAGCAGATACTAAGACGTAGAAACCCAAACTCGCTGCCCGCTCTGATCTACGCTGCAGCCACGGCCGGGGGTCAAGAGGATGAGGATGCTGCGAGGACGTCCCCGCCCAACCGCATCAACACCCTGCTGGAGCGAAGGATTCAGCGTCTGGAGGCGGAGCTGGAGAGCCACGACGAGGAGGCCAAACGCAGCCTGCGGGCCATGGAGCAACAGTTCCACAGGATCAAG CTCCGCTATGAACAGCAGATCTCAGAGCTGGAGCAGCAGGTGGAACAGAAAGGTCAGCTCACCGCAGCAGCAGCGGCCTCAGAATGTGGGACTGAATCAGGGGTGTCACAGGTCAGAGGTCTGGAGGAAGAGCTGCAGCATGTGAAGGAAGCCcagcagcagaaagagaaaTCTCTCCAGGACCAGATAGAGtctctccagcagcagctcaaaCACAAG GCCCAGCCCAGCCCAGGCCGACACCAGCGGCAAGCAGAGGCAGCGTTCGGCGTGCGGATAGACCGGCTCAACCAAGAGCTCGCCACCAAGACACAAACTATTCAGGAGCTGAACCGTACGGTGCagagactgcagagagagaggaggaacatGCTGTCTGTCCCTAACACGCGACACGAAGCCCGTCCTACAGAAACCAAACAACAACCAGCCCCGACCAAGAGCCTCTGCCCCGCTACTGCAGAAGAACAAACCTTTCCAGCTGCTCACTATGAGAAGACCTACCAGCCCACTGTGTTTACAG GGAGTCATATCTCAGAGGTCCTGCAGGAGAACGAGGCTCTGAGGGAGCGCCTGGAGCAGCTGGAGCTGCACAGCGAGCAGGAGAAGGAGTCGTTAAAGTCTGATGTTGTACAAGCTGAGGAGGAGCTGTGCAG GCTGAAGCAGCAGTTGTCAGAGGAGCTGTCCTCTCTGAAGGCAGAACACCTCGGGGTGTTGGAGCGTCTGCAGGCCACACACGCTCTGGAGCACTCGTCCTCAAAGGTGGCTCAACTTACCAATGAGCTCAACACTCAGGAG ATACTGGTGAAGCATCTGCAAGAGCAGCTGAAAGAGCTGCAGGGCGTCAGAGATGCACTGACGGTATCCAGGACTCGAGAGGATGCTCTGCAGAAACAG CTAAGCAGACTGCTGAAGGAGCTGAGGGAAGCAAAAGAAGCTCAGAGCCCAGAGGTGAGACTGGTGTGTAGCCTGGAGAGGAAGATCCTCAACATGGAGCTGAGACAccagcacagagagaaagagctgcAGCAG gtGATTGGCGGCTCATGGCAGGCGCTGGAGGCTGACCAGCAGCAGTCAGAGGTGGAGCGCTGGAAGCGTCTGGCTCAGGACAAGAGCAGAGAGCTGGAAGCTTTCCGCCTGGAGCTGGACTCCATCCTGGACATCCTGAGACATCTCCAAAGACAGGGAGTGGTCCTCCCTCTGCTGAAGCCCCCCATCACAGCCTCCCTCACCCAGAAGACTTAA